The Lycium barbarum isolate Lr01 chromosome 10, ASM1917538v2, whole genome shotgun sequence genome includes a region encoding these proteins:
- the LOC132615383 gene encoding uncharacterized protein LOC132615383 — translation MALSATIRRTGGSIAGVNSTIRRFVHVTPRPAPLDSVVNLPTATSPSLVLPENDNTNSNIGFIGGSMELMAVPKKKTSPHKRGIRNGPKALKPVPVIIRCKVCGRVKLPHFFCCSGIKQNPGEDNNSTG, via the exons ATGGCTCTAAGTGCAACAATCCGACGAACCGGCGGTTCGATCGCCGGCGTGAACTCCACTATCCGTCGATTTGTCCACGTCACTCCCCGTCCGGCCCCACTAGATAGCGTGGTTAATTTGCCGACGGCCACGTCACCGTCGTTAGTTTTACCTGAAAATGACAACACTAACAGTAACATAGGATTCATTGGTGGGTCCATGGAACTTATGGCTGTTCCTAAGAAGAAG ACTTCCCCTCACAAGAGAGGCATAAGGAATGGACCAAAGGCTCTAAAACCCGTTCCGGTGATCATTCGTTGCAA GGTTTGTGGTCGAGTCAAGTTGCCACATTTCTTCTGTTGCAGCGGGATTAAGCAGAACCCTGGTGAAGACAACAATTCTACCGGTTGA
- the LOC132613169 gene encoding uncharacterized protein LOC132613169, producing the protein MRDLLFPPSFSNPSSSTNSNTMSSSKSPQTQQHIPEKDTTNLESKVEKQDEEKEEEECGFCLFMKEGGCRDTFTEWEKCVEQGEKNKEDIVEKCFQVTSALQKCMEAHSEYYAPILQVEKDVEAKVFAEFEKNNESEGANK; encoded by the coding sequence ATGAGAGATCTTTTATTTCCGCCTTCATTCTCAAACCCTAGTAGCTCTACCAACTCCAATACTATGTCTTCTTCAAAATCCCCACAAACCCAACAACACATTCCAGAAAAAGACACCACCAATTTAGAGTCAAAAGTAGAAAAACAAGAcgaagaaaaggaagaagaagaatgcGGGTTCTGTCTTTTCATGAAAGAAGGTGGATGTAGAGATACATTTACAGAGTGGGAAAAATGCGTCGAACAAGGTGAAAAGAACAAAGAAGACATTGTAGAAAAGTGTTTCCAAGTAACTTCTGCATTGCAGAAATGTATGGAAGCACATTCGGAGTATTACGCACCAATATTACAGGTGGAAAAAGATGTCGAGGCTAAGGTTTTCGCAGAATTCGAGAAAAACAACGAATCAGAAGGGGCAAATAAGTAA